A genomic region of Cannabis sativa cultivar Pink pepper isolate KNU-18-1 chromosome 1, ASM2916894v1, whole genome shotgun sequence contains the following coding sequences:
- the LOC133033717 gene encoding uncharacterized protein LOC133033717 — protein sequence MSSKKYLSGYEKLKKKRKIENLIKTQQGALDKFVTTSKRDENNTNKEINDQLNLNNLGDYEIMVEKGLENCHHKICDNMIVDEECRENKEDDMETRNCNNNLDYLDDPGRWKNLDNKLIDLLVEKGPIRLSDIEFPKDDGRRFSTYHYTRNLSNGEQHDRKWLVYSKCLNKVYCFCCKLFSVNSSTMNQLSNEGTKDWKHLGDRLKSHETSNEHIINMSTWFDLESRLLMNKTIDKHAQERINKEKEHWRNILKRIISLIKCLAKNNLAFRGSHEKIYQENNGNFLSFIEMITEFDPIMKEHIRRIQNGKIHKHYLGHNIQNELIQVLVHKIKSLILTNIKEAKYYVIILDCTPDLSHQEQMSMILRCVNISSCPIEIEEYFLGFLNVVDTSGKGLFDELIREIKKLELDINDVRGQSYDNGSNMKGKHQGVQKRLLDINPRALFTPCACHSLNLVICDAATSCVRAISFFWVLQQIYSLFSSSPKRWIILKNNISNLTVKSLSQTHWESHIESVKAIIHQSPNIRDALLELADTSEDPKIKSEANSLVTYELEDFEFLLGMTIWYDILFAVNSLSKNFQSEESTINVAIDLLKGLIFLFKKYRENGFISAMASAKKLANELKIEPTFREKRVIRRKKQFDEDVSDDKIKSLEELFKIEYFIYLVDQIISSLKIRFEQFEVLENIFGFLFDFIRLKSMDEDTIKQCCLNLENFLSYNRNSDIDGIDLFSELKVLREIYQKDQCSPLEVLNYI from the coding sequence ATGTCTAGTAAGAAATATCTATCAGGTTATGAAAAacttaagaaaaaaagaaaaatagaaaatttgataaaaacTCAACAAGGAGCTTTAGATAAATTTGTTACCACTAgcaaaagagatgaaaataacacaaataaagaaattaatgaccaattaaatttaaataatttaggtGATTATGAAATTATGGTAGAAAAAGGTTTAGAAAATTGCCATCATAAAATATGTGATAATATGATAGTTGATGAAGAATGTCGAGAAAATAAGGAGGATGATATGGAAACTAGAAATTGTAACAATAATTTAGATTATCTTGATGATCCGGGAAGATGGAAAAATCTTGATAATAAACTAATAGACTTATTAGTAGAAAAAGGTCCAATTAGATTGAGTGATATAGAGTTTCCAAAAGATGATGGTAGACGTTTTTCTACTTATCACTATACTAGAAATTTATCAAATGGAGAACAACATGATAGAAAGTGGTTAGTGTATTCAAAGTGTTTGAATAAAGtatattgtttttgttgtaaattatttagtgtTAATTCTAGTACGATGAACCAATTGAGCAACGAAGGAACTAAAGATTGGAAACATCTTGGTGATAGGTTAAAAAGTCATGAAACAAGTAacgaacatataatcaacatGAGTACTTGGTTTGATTTAGAATCGAGATTATTAATGAATAAAACAATTGATAAACATGCTCAAGAAAGAATTAATAAAGAGAAAGAACATTGgagaaatattttaaaaaggaTAATTTCTCTTATAAAATGTTTAGCTAAAAATAATTTGGCATTTCGTGGGAGTCATGAAAAGATCTATCaagaaaataatggaaactttttaagttttattgaGATGATCACTGAATTTGATCCAATAATGAAAGAGCATATTCGTCGTattcaaaatggtaaaattcATAAACATTATTTAGGACATAATATTCAAAATGAGTTAATACAAGTGTTGGTTCACAAGataaaaagtttaattttaacaaaTATTAAAGAAGCAAAATACTATGTAATTATATTAGATTGTACTCCAGATTTAAGCCACCAAGAGCAAATGTCCATGATCTTAAGGTGTGTAAATATTTCTTCTTGTCCTATTGAAATTGAAGAATACTTTTTAGGATTTTTAAATGTGGTAGATACTTCAGGAAAAGGTCTCTTTGATGAACTCATAAGAGAAATTAAGAAGTTAGAACTTGATATAAATGATGTAAGAGGACAAAGTTATGATAATGGATCTAACATGAAAGGGAAACACCAAGGTGTGCAAAAAAGGTTATTAGATATAAATCCTAGGGCACTTTTTACACCATGTGCATGTCATAGTCTTAATTTAGTAATTTGTGATGCTGCCACTTCTTGTGTTAGAGCCATATCATTTTTTTGGGTTCTACAACaaatatattcattattttCTTCATCACCAAAGCGAtggataattttaaaaaataatatatctaaCTTAACAGTGAAATCATTATCACAAACTCATTGGGAAAGTCATATTGAAAGTGTAAAAGCTATTATACATCAAAGTCCAAATATTAGAGATGCTTTGTTAGAACTAGCAGACACAAGTGAAGATCCTAAAATAAAGAGTGAAGCTAACAGTCTAGTAACTTATGAACTAgaagattttgaatttttattaggtATGACTATTTGGTATGATATCTTGTTTGCAGTAAACTCTCTTAGTAAGAACTTTCAAAGTGAAGAATCAACAATTAATGTTGCCATAGATCTTCTTAAGggtcttatttttctttttaaaaaatatagggaAAATGGATTTATATCTGCCATGGCTTCAGCTAAAAAACTTGCAAATGAATTGAAAATAGAACCAACATTTCGTGAAAAACGTGTGATTCGTAGAAAGAAACaatttgatgaagatgttagtgatgataaaataaaatctcttgaagaattatttaagattgagtattttatttatttggttgATCAAATAATTTCTTCACTTAAAATAAGATTTGAGCAATTTGAAGTTTTAGAAAACATTTTTGGAttcttatttgattttattagATTAAAGTCAATGGATGAAGATACTATTAAACAATGTTGTTTGAATCTTGAAAATTTTCTAAGTTATAATAGGAATTCTGATATAGATGGAATAGATTTATTTTCAGAATTAAAAGTTTTAAGAGAAATTTATCAAAAAGATCAATGTAGTCCATTAGAagtacttaattatatataa
- the LOC115713456 gene encoding uncharacterized protein LOC115713456, producing MLQVWDCKFSPSDFYRSKCVCTSVYSVINNIKNTLSVNLLSLFRQTQFGHFLDMPEFVFHPQVVHSLLLREVLQPNPKEFWAKVAGRCIRFSAEEFYLISGLDCFGDCNKLLFSQETNQLVETCFRGVKTIDNKAIEDAFLGSRWGLDESIGLKMAVLYFIQCFLLSNTPDKEVSRFVLDVVDSGRWDEYCWGRESFELTIDSFKGRIEHGIIMKNRKAEKGGQYDGWYRALGCPWVFTVWFYECCPAMVNSFCKRVSSSIPRILNWSNTIVTKNPTLRDLKGKIFDLPLEKLKIKNMRPTDEERQQLQLDGLFLDESIDERGVAKQPFEGGSSSKKSDSADIDWMKSKLEMLSSNQSSLAEDFISLRCFVDLNFKSVMTVIKDIQEKVNAIHRRPSDEVFILILLFRFFYIFFCIVSLLFYLSFIYVG from the exons ATGTTGCAGGTTTGGGACTGTAAATTTAGTCCTTCTGATTTTTACAGATCTAAGTGTGTGTGCACCAGTGTGTATTCTgtgataaataatattaaaaacactTTATCTGTTAATTTGCTTTCTTTGTTTCGTCAAACTCAATTTGGGCATTTTCTGGATATGCCTGAGTTTGTTTTTCACCCACAAGTCGTTCATAGTTTATTACTAAGGGAAGTTTTACAGCCTAATCCTAAGGAGTTTTGGGCTAAGGTTGCTGGCCGTTGCATACGGTTTAGTGCCGAAGAATTTTACCTTATTTCTGGTTTAGATTGTTTCGGTGATtgcaacaagttgttgttttcacaggaaacaaatcaattggtagaaacatgtttccgtggtgtaaaaactattgacaacaaagccatcgaggatgcttttttgggtagtcggtggggtttggatgagtctattggtttgaaaatggctgttttgtatttcattcagtgttttcttcttagcaatACTCCTGACAAAGAAGTGTCTAGGTTTGTTCTAGATGTAGTTGATAGCGGTCGGTGGGAtgagtattgttggggtagggaATCATTTGAATTGACAATTGACTCATTCAAAGGTAGGATTGAGCATGGGatcattatgaaaaatagaaaggcagagaagggaggccaatatgatggctggtatagggcattgggatgtccttgggtttttactgtttggttttatgaatgCTGTCCTGCAATGGTGAACTCTTTCTGTAAGAGAGTTTCATCTTCTATTCCCAGGATTCTGAACTGGAGCAACACCAtcgtcaccaaaaatccaacccTTCGAGACTTGAAGGGCAAGATTTTTGATTTACCTTTGGAGAAG TTGAAGATAAAAAACATGCGTCCTACTGATGAAGAGAGGCAGCAGCTTCAACTTGACGGTCTATTTCTCGatgaatctattgatgaacGTGGTGTAGCGAAGCAACCCTTCGAGGGTGGCTCATCTTCAAAGAAGTCTGATTCAGCAGATATTGATTGGATGAAATCTAAGCTGGAGATGCTCAGTTCGAATCAATCATCATTGGCAGAGGACTTCATTTCGttgaggtgttttgttgatttaaatttcaaatccgtaatgactgtaattaaggatatccaagagaaggttaatgccattcatcgtcgtccttctgacgaggtatttattcttattttattgtttaggtttttttatatttttttttgtatagtttctttactgttttatttaagtttcatttatgttggttga
- the LOC133035797 gene encoding uncharacterized protein LOC133035797, which produces MMMMMMMMPRMMRSNCLIQRILIPTPTMVVSWLKLVGMLMMLTRYILLVPSADVNPSEDVGGSDKNVKDVEKPKGDESRLKGDDFFDGLSQLVIDDDQVVLAGLEAVAKINVPAPNPDVVGEKSDALHTDEETEDTVSDTPLLDKRKRAPALKSPFVDFGSADVGSTPMELMSSGSQSAGDDRDFKMVTYVKGLYALNDAFADPVSTEIEAKFDSWIGEGLLKHPRHYNCYEDGAKKFTPGFRLGVDYVEDKTWFYHLATCDMFMNDSHMNTIFYYLRKKGKYSSAVTLNFATTDCLFDDSIQALYHKFNKAKSMKTKMSHIHAAHPIAHYIRGMRIPCSKPWYEADHVLFIINLRRESHWVFGRLDVHERTLFLYNSLRTAKMNAAARNAMKAYSVLLPLFFDLLGFWKNRAQVPASVSDPTAPFRIVELSGLASQQKNDCGAYVAAFAEFFIHGKDVPADFDIEVYRTRLASLFYSYGQRKIDESIDSEDEKQSKSSKASKLKK; this is translated from the exons atgatgatgatgatgatgatgatgccgaGGATGATGAGAAGCAATTGCCTGATCCAGAGAATATTGATTCCGACTCCGACGATGgtggtgagttggttaaagttggTGGGGATGCTGATGATGCTGACAAGGTACATTCTTCTTGTCCCTTCTGCTGATGTGAATCCTTCTGAGGATGTTGGAGGGAGTGATAAAAATGTTAAGGATGTTGAGAAGCCGAAGGGCGATGAGTCTCGATTGAAGGGGGACGATTTCTTTGATGGGTTGAGCCAGCTTGTAATAGATGATGATCAAGTTGTGTTGGCTGGCTTGGAGGCTGTTGCTAAAATCAAT gtCCCCGCACCCAATCCAGATGTTGTTGGTGAAAAGTCAGATGCCCTTCATACTGATGAAGAAACTGAGGATACTGTCTCTGATACACCTCTGTTGGATAAGAGGAAGCGTGCTCCGGCCTTGAAATCTCCATTTGTTGATTTCGGGTCTGCTGATGTCGGGAGCACTCCAATGGAGCTTATGTCCTCAGGTTCTCAGTCTGCTGGGGATGATAGGGATTTCAAAATGGTGACTTATGTGAAGGGCCTTTATGCTCTTAATGATGCTTTTGCTGATCCCGTATCTACCGAGATTGAGGCAAAATTTGACTCTTGGATTGGTGAAGGATTGCTTAAACATCCCAG GCATTATAATTGTTATGAAGACGGCGCAAAGAAATTTACCCCGGGTTTTAGGCtaggtgttgattatgttgaGGATAAAACTTGGTTTTACCATTTGGCCACATGCGACATGTTTATGAACGACTCG catatgaacaccatattctattaccttcggAAAAAAGGTAAGTATTCTTCCGCTGTGACGTTGAATTTCGCAACCACTGATTGTCTTTTTGATGATTCCATCCAAGCATTGTACCACAAATTTAACAAGGCCAAGTCAATGAAGACTAAGATGTCACACATTCACGCTGCCCACCCAATTGCGCATTACATCCGAGGTATGCGCATTCCCTGTTCCAAGCCTTGGTATGAAGCCGATCACGTGCTTTTCATCATCAATTTAAGAAGGGAAAGTCATTGGGTTTTTGGGCGTCTTGACGTGCACGAAAGGACGTTATTTCTGTACAATTCTTTGAGAACCGCGAAGATGAATGCCGCAGCTAGGAATGCGATGAAGGCTTATTCCGTGTTGCTGCCTTTGTTTTTCGATTTACTTGGGTTCTGGAAGAATAGAGCACAAGTTCCTGCCTCAGTTTCTGACCCTACAGCTCCATTCAGAATCGTGGAGCTTAGTGGTCTTGCGTCTCAGCAGAAGAA TGATTGTGGAGCATATGTTGCTGCCTTTGCTGAATTCTTTATACACGGAAAGGATGTCCCTGCAGACTTTGACATCGAAGTTTATCGAACCCGACTTGCTTCACTTTTCTACTCGTACGGACAAAGGAAAATTGACGAAAGTATTGACAGCGAGGATGAGAAGCAATCCAAGTCTTCTAAGGCATCTAAATTGAAGAAATAG
- the LOC133035798 gene encoding uncharacterized protein LOC133035798 produces the protein MESGQEIQCLNKGTEIVERKDIPFLVFYNGKFDDRMNYENYEASGHYISANCNYEDLQQKLKDALECNQENTVLQLKYQVKEGYQPLRIKDDQSLHFYIQLKLKDPDFTTYPMCVNVINNPTTTIDATFFGNDNSLITHRSAFQPIEYNAATTEDSTNQQHIIEARVPEFGEESFDFMDYAKLVAEEMVEQLENNRKKEPEITDYDELLITDPHHPEIEEAQIYKDKETLQSVLGFYAIRNNFQFRVKKSCARTYKICCLDPKCKWALTASRNGPTKSFIIRKYDRKVIHTCDLNILFLVVDLVKQQLMAMVFHKSERNIWD, from the exons atg GAATCTGGACAGGAAATACAATGCTTGAACAAAGGAACAGAGATAGTA gaaaggaaagacattccattcctagtcttctacaatggaaaattcgatgatcgaatgaattatgaaaattatgaagccaGTGGACACTACATTTCTGCCAATTGTAACTATGAAGATTTGCAACAGAAACTCAAAGATGCCCTggaatgcaaccaagaaaacactgttttgcaactgaaatatcaagtgaaggaaggataccaaccattgaggataaaggatgatcaaagcctgcatttctacatacaactcaaactgaaagaccccgacttcacaacatacccaatgtgtgtgaatgtcatcaacaacccaacaacaaccatcGATGCAACATTCTTTggaaatgacaattcattaattacacatagaagcgccttccaaccaatcgaatacaatgcagcaacaacagaagactcaacaaatcaacaacatatAATTGAAGCAAGAGTACCGGAATTTGGGgaagaaagttttgacttcatggactatgcaaaacttgtggcagaggaaatggttgagcaactggaaaacaacagaaaaaaggaaccagaaatcacagattatgACGAACTACTAATCACAGATCCGCATCATCCagaaatagaagaagcacaaatatacaaagacaaagaaacactgcagagcgtgcttggtttctatgcaattaggaacaacttccaattcagagttaaaaaatcatgtgcaagaacatacaagatttgttgtttggatccaaaatgcaagtgggcactaacagcatccagaaacgggccaacaaagtcattcatcattcgaaagtacgacagaaaggtgatacacacttgtgatctaaacatC cttttTCTCGTTGTGGATCTCGTaaaacaacaactcatggcaatggtttttcacaaaagtgaGAGAAACATATGGGATTAG